A region from the uncultured Sunxiuqinia sp. genome encodes:
- a CDS encoding radical SAM protein has protein sequence MLKQLLFKTDRKCLYKFFYNMGVKGTISFNRYQKRLKKGEFFPAFHFISVTDDCNLNCQGCWVMGKKKNSRMSVAKLDQIITETKAHGSYFFGILGGEPLLYKPLFDIFQKHQDCYFQLFTNGTLLSEEVAEKLRKCANVTPLISFEGDEQVADVRRGGNDVFHRTQEAIQHATNAGLVTGVAMSVCKSNLKLALSEKFIQSLIDKGVLYLWYYVYRPVGENATIELSLSKQQIQQLRLHMVEARTKYNIAIIDAYWDGEGNGLCPAASGLSHHINASGDIEPCPVIQFAKDQVGDKPLAEIYQSSEFLRDLKVEIPRKTSGCIIMEDPQWLANFVEKHEANDTSGRDNELERLRWMTPVASHGAGKPIPEKKWIYKFAKNRAFFGLGAYG, from the coding sequence ATGCTGAAACAATTACTGTTTAAAACCGATAGGAAATGCTTATATAAGTTCTTCTACAATATGGGAGTGAAGGGAACTATAAGCTTTAATCGTTATCAGAAACGGTTAAAAAAGGGCGAATTTTTCCCAGCTTTCCATTTTATTTCTGTAACCGATGATTGCAACCTGAATTGCCAGGGGTGTTGGGTGATGGGGAAAAAGAAAAACAGCCGAATGTCGGTCGCAAAGTTGGATCAAATTATTACAGAAACGAAAGCTCATGGATCTTATTTCTTCGGGATTCTGGGCGGAGAACCTTTGTTATATAAGCCCTTGTTTGATATTTTTCAAAAACATCAGGATTGCTATTTTCAGTTGTTTACCAACGGAACTTTATTGTCCGAGGAAGTTGCTGAAAAGCTTCGGAAGTGTGCGAATGTAACACCACTGATTAGTTTTGAAGGAGATGAACAAGTCGCAGATGTGCGTCGTGGCGGAAACGATGTTTTTCATCGTACGCAAGAAGCCATTCAACACGCTACGAATGCCGGTTTAGTTACTGGTGTGGCGATGAGTGTGTGTAAATCAAATTTGAAATTGGCTTTGTCTGAAAAATTTATCCAGTCGCTGATTGACAAAGGAGTGCTCTATTTGTGGTACTATGTTTATCGCCCGGTTGGGGAGAATGCGACCATCGAATTAAGTTTGAGCAAACAACAAATACAACAGTTACGCTTGCACATGGTTGAAGCGCGAACAAAATACAACATCGCTATTATCGATGCTTACTGGGATGGTGAAGGGAATGGGCTATGTCCAGCTGCTTCCGGGTTGAGTCACCATATCAACGCATCGGGAGATATTGAACCTTGTCCCGTGATTCAATTTGCCAAGGACCAAGTTGGCGATAAACCGTTGGCTGAAATTTACCAGTCTTCGGAATTTTTAAGAGACTTGAAAGTTGAAATACCCAGGAAAACTTCAGGCTGTATTATTATGGAAGACCCGCAGTGGTTGGCCAATTTTGTTGAAAAACATGAGGCCAATGACACTTCAGGTAGAGATAATGAACTTGAACGATTGAGGTGGATGACTCCGGTTGCCAGTCACGGGGCAGGAAAGCCAATTCCCGAGAAAAAATGGATTTATAAATTTGCAAAGAACCGGGCTTTTTTCGGTTTGGGTGCGTACGGATAA
- a CDS encoding 4Fe-4S binding protein, with amino-acid sequence MIAKTCILFCRCGANVISSSKTGQLADRFSKLDVDVFELKDLCAFSVHEKDVLHTIGKNYTHKIVVACYPRAVKNMFKQGGVELGSYDVLNFKELSVDEILEQLHGTFQLSDGQARYQVQVSDLDVPAWYPVIDESRCTLCGQCARFCLFGVYSYNKKALKVINPLACKNNCPACGRTCPTLAIMFPRLEEQSTLAGAEPETESESGASKQSSLFVRLNERNQVRKNIFKQGVVQMAEEERRNALEQFRKSEGKKE; translated from the coding sequence ATGATTGCAAAAACATGTATCCTTTTTTGCCGGTGTGGGGCAAATGTCATTTCATCATCAAAAACAGGCCAATTAGCAGATCGTTTTAGTAAGCTGGATGTTGATGTGTTTGAATTGAAGGATCTGTGTGCCTTTTCAGTTCATGAAAAGGATGTACTTCATACTATTGGGAAAAACTACACCCACAAAATCGTTGTAGCTTGCTACCCCAGAGCCGTTAAGAACATGTTTAAACAAGGAGGAGTAGAGCTTGGTAGTTATGACGTGCTGAACTTTAAAGAACTTTCGGTGGATGAAATTCTTGAGCAGTTGCACGGGACGTTTCAATTGAGTGATGGACAAGCCCGCTATCAGGTCCAAGTGTCCGATTTGGATGTACCGGCGTGGTATCCGGTTATTGACGAGTCCCGATGTACGCTTTGCGGGCAGTGTGCCCGGTTTTGCTTATTTGGTGTATACAGCTATAACAAAAAGGCCTTAAAAGTAATTAATCCGTTGGCTTGTAAGAATAATTGTCCGGCATGCGGACGAACTTGTCCAACGTTGGCTATCATGTTTCCACGATTGGAGGAACAGTCAACTCTGGCTGGAGCAGAACCTGAAACAGAAAGCGAGTCGGGAGCTAGTAAGCAGAGTAGCTTATTTGTCCGATTAAATGAACGAAATCAAGTTCGTAAGAATATTTTCAAGCAGGGGGTTGTTCAAATGGCTGAGGAAGAAAGACGAAATGCATTAGAACAGTTTAGAAAGAGTGAAGGAAAAAAAGAATAG